A stretch of the Ornithodoros turicata isolate Travis chromosome 4, ASM3712646v1, whole genome shotgun sequence genome encodes the following:
- the LOC135392740 gene encoding origin recognition complex subunit 1-like isoform X2: MTITSSSPRIEAGFRWIGDYTVPDRRSKHKHYQRFSVSGIQYNVGDHVLVRDNDSMDPEHLQNCYVARVKAAFDTGDTGTDHRFAKVQWYARVTELPPALQATLGTTDYFRDVILDNRTAWSDKIDIETIFGKCSVVLLKPTVTAEIVFEMADPEGNPLFLCRWQYNGRKVEPVVKEEEPTRSRRGSSTTKKSERVSARSSKSKERSLSCGKSAGQPKSRKNLFQDSTPTHAKSIASLPADGKLHAMKVLVDLSPKKHPGSPHKRNLTFDECDHKGGSYGKYESDVQKEGYEKSPPKMSRKDVTRGRIYSESKVKTSRSGVSSLSTTKSRKSVCFDDDVFVTPTKKTPVKSSTKLCLTEPAKRRTHSGERQLYTTRSGRRVSSLRKSVRELDDSGDDEVFAKTPRSRRRLDMDEISKRPSYITDTDTSDGDDSFKEDGMESSTSDSDFEEDARRQPRKASTKKSSTKSLTRKSSAMLTPSLPKRQHALSQNRTPLDEAKLRLHVSAVPDSLPCREQEFADVYSFVEGKLLDGTGGCMYISGVPGTGKTATVHEVVRCLEQSRESGHIPSFKFIEVNGMKLTTPFQAYSHILKELTGEKVTAEHAADLLEQRFSRNGPRREPVVLLVDELDLLWTRKQQVMYNLFNWPTHPWAKLIVLAVANTMDLPERIMMNRVSSRLGLTRKTFHPYNYKQLQEIVMSRMRGLDAFDPDAIQLVARKVAAVSGDARRALDVCRRAAELAETVVSSSPRKRLQHFVTMTHIDQAIQEMFASPKILAMRCLSVHEQLFLRAVAAEFQRTGVEEATFSKVFQQHRTLCRLEGVPPPTASEASAVCSRLSSCRLLFVEDGRKDILSRIHLNVSVDDVNYALKDN; the protein is encoded by the exons ATGACCATAACATCGAGTAGTCCACGTATTGAAGCTGGCTTTCGTTGGATCGGTGACTACACCGTTCCCGACAGACGCTCCAAGCACAAACATTACCA AAGATTTTCTGTCTCCGGCATCCAGTACAACGTCGGCGACCATGTCCTCGTTCGCGACAACGACAGCATGGACCCCGAGCACCTTCAGAACTGCTACGTCGCTCGCGTTAAAGCAGCCTTTGACACGG GTGATACAGGCACGGACCATCGCTTTGCCAAGGTACAGTGGTACGCACGCGTCACGGAATTGCCGCCAGCACTCCAGGCCACCTTGGGAACAACAGACTACTTTAGGGATGTTATCCTCGACAACCGAACAGCCTGGTCGGACAAGATAGATATTGAGACAATTTTTGGAAAATGTTCG GTGGTCCTGTTAAAGCCTACCGTGACAGCAGAAATCGTGTTTGAGATGGCCGACCCCGAAGGAAATCCATTATTTTTATGCCGTTGGCAGTACAACGGTAGAAAGGTCGAACCCGTCGTAAAGGAGGAAGAACCGACGAGATCACGGAGAGGATCATCCACGACTAAAAAGTCAGAGAGGGTGTCTGCCAGGTCTAGCAAATCGAAGGAACGAAGCTTAAGTTGTGGCAAATCTGCAG GGCAGCCAAAGAGTCGTAAAAACCTCTTCCAAGATTCAACACCCACACATGCTAAGTCGATTGCCAGCCTGCCTGCAGATGGAAAGCTGCATGCTATGAAAGTTCTCGTGGACTTGAGTCCGAAAAAGCATCCAGGGTCACCTCACAAACGCAATCTGACATTTGACGAATGTGATCATAAAGGTGGCAGCTATGGGAAATACGAGAGCGACGTCCAAAAGGAAGGCTACGAAAAATCTCCTCCAAAGATGAGCCGCAAGGACGTCACGCGTGGCAGGATATACTCCGAGAGCAAAGTAAAAACATCGAG GTCAGGTGTCAGTTCACTCAGTACAACAAAGTCGCGGAAATCTGTATGTTTCGATGACGACGTGTTCGTTACGCCCACTAAAAAGACTCCGGTGAAATCTTCTACGAAACTGTGCCTCACCGAGCCTGCTAAGCGGAGGACGCACAGTGGAGAAAGACAGCTGTACACTACACGATCGGGACGGAGGGTTTCCAGTTTACGGAAGTCTGTCAGAGAGCTGGATGACAGTGGTGACGATGAAGTGTTTGCCAA GACACCAAGAAGTAGAAGGAGGTTGGATATGGATGAGATTTCCAAAAGGCCATCATATATCACGGACACAGATACAAGTGATGGAGATGATAGTTTCAAAGAGGACGGAATGGAATCGTCAACGTCAGACAGTGACTTTGAGGAGGATGCCAGGAGACAACCACGCAAGGCCTCGACGAAGAAATCTTCAACAAAATCGCTTACACGGAAGTCATCCGCGATGCTCACGCCCTCACTTCCGAAGAGACAGCATGCACTAAGTCAGAACAGAACCCCGCTTGATGAAGCAAAACTGAG GCTTCACGTATCTGCAGTTCCAGACAGCCTGCCGTGCAGAGAACAAGAGTTTGCAGACGTCTACTCCTTTGTAGAAGGAAAATTGCTGGACGGCACCGGCGG GTGCATGTACATATCTGGGGTGCCTGGAACCGGAAAGACTGCAACCGTCCATGAAGTAGTGCGCTGCCTGGAACAGTCCCGAGAGAGTGGGCACATACCTTCCTTTAAGTTCATTGAGGTTAATGGCATGAAGCTCACGACACCATTTCAAGCGTACAGCCACATACTCAAG GAACTGACAGGTGAAAAAGTGACAGCAGAGCATGCAGCGGATCTACTTGAGCAGAGGTTCAGTCGTAACGGGCCAAGACGTGAACCCGTCGTTCTCCTGGTTGACGAACTAGACCTGCTGTGGACGCGGAAGCAACAGGTCATGTACAACCTCTTCAATTGGCCGACTCACCCATGGGCCAAGCTTATCGTGCTCGCGGTCGCAAATACGATGGACCTCCCGGAGCGCATCATGATGAACAGGGTTTCCAGTCGCTTG GGTCTCACGAGGAAAACGTTTCACCCCTACAACTATAAACAGCTTCAGGAAATTGTCATGTCGAGGATGAGAGGTCTGGATGCTTTTGACCCAGATGCTATACAGCTTGTTGCTAGAAAG GTCGCTGCGGTATCTGGAGACGCTCGCCGTGCGCTCGATGTTTGTCGAAGGGCTGCGGAACTTGCCGAAACTGTGGTCAGCAGCAGTCCAAGAAAGAGGTTGCAGCACTTTGTCACCATGACACACATCGATCAGGCAATTCAGGAGATGTTTGCATCTCCCAAGATCTTGGCAATGCG GTGCCTTTCTGTACACGAGCAGCTGTTTCTGCGTGCTGTTGCTGCAGAATTTCAAAGGACAGGAGTAGAAGAAGCAACATTTTCCAAAGTGTTCCAACAGCATCGCACTTTATGCCGACTCGAAG GTGTTCCACCCCCAACAGCTTCTGAGGCATCGGCAGTGTGCTCAAGACTATCGAGTTGCCGCTTGCTATTTGTTGAGGACGGCCGCAAGGACATCTTGAGCAGAATTCATCTTAATGTCAGTGTTGACGACGTCAATTATGCTCTGAAAGACAACTGA
- the LOC135392740 gene encoding origin recognition complex subunit 1-like isoform X1 yields MTITSSSPRIEAGFRWIGDYTVPDRRSKHKHYQRFSVSGIQYNVGDHVLVRDNDSMDPEHLQNCYVARVKAAFDTGDTGTDHRFAKVQWYARVTELPPALQATLGTTDYFRDVILDNRTAWSDKIDIETIFGKCSVVLLKPTVTAEIVFEMADPEGNPLFLCRWQYNGRKVEPVVKEEEPTRSRRGSSTTKKSERVSARSSKSKERSLSCGKSAGQPKSRKNLFQDSTPTHAKSIASLPADGKLHAMKVLVDLSPKKHPGSPHKRNLTFDECDHKGGSYGKYESDVQKEGYEKSPPKMSRKDVTRGRIYSESKVKTSRSGVSSLSTTKSRKSVCFDDDVFVTPTKKTPVKSSTKLCLTEPAKRRTHSGERQLYTTRSGRRVSSLRKSVRELDDSGDDEVFANRTPRSRRRLDMDEISKRPSYITDTDTSDGDDSFKEDGMESSTSDSDFEEDARRQPRKASTKKSSTKSLTRKSSAMLTPSLPKRQHALSQNRTPLDEAKLRLHVSAVPDSLPCREQEFADVYSFVEGKLLDGTGGCMYISGVPGTGKTATVHEVVRCLEQSRESGHIPSFKFIEVNGMKLTTPFQAYSHILKELTGEKVTAEHAADLLEQRFSRNGPRREPVVLLVDELDLLWTRKQQVMYNLFNWPTHPWAKLIVLAVANTMDLPERIMMNRVSSRLGLTRKTFHPYNYKQLQEIVMSRMRGLDAFDPDAIQLVARKVAAVSGDARRALDVCRRAAELAETVVSSSPRKRLQHFVTMTHIDQAIQEMFASPKILAMRCLSVHEQLFLRAVAAEFQRTGVEEATFSKVFQQHRTLCRLEGVPPPTASEASAVCSRLSSCRLLFVEDGRKDILSRIHLNVSVDDVNYALKDN; encoded by the exons ATGACCATAACATCGAGTAGTCCACGTATTGAAGCTGGCTTTCGTTGGATCGGTGACTACACCGTTCCCGACAGACGCTCCAAGCACAAACATTACCA AAGATTTTCTGTCTCCGGCATCCAGTACAACGTCGGCGACCATGTCCTCGTTCGCGACAACGACAGCATGGACCCCGAGCACCTTCAGAACTGCTACGTCGCTCGCGTTAAAGCAGCCTTTGACACGG GTGATACAGGCACGGACCATCGCTTTGCCAAGGTACAGTGGTACGCACGCGTCACGGAATTGCCGCCAGCACTCCAGGCCACCTTGGGAACAACAGACTACTTTAGGGATGTTATCCTCGACAACCGAACAGCCTGGTCGGACAAGATAGATATTGAGACAATTTTTGGAAAATGTTCG GTGGTCCTGTTAAAGCCTACCGTGACAGCAGAAATCGTGTTTGAGATGGCCGACCCCGAAGGAAATCCATTATTTTTATGCCGTTGGCAGTACAACGGTAGAAAGGTCGAACCCGTCGTAAAGGAGGAAGAACCGACGAGATCACGGAGAGGATCATCCACGACTAAAAAGTCAGAGAGGGTGTCTGCCAGGTCTAGCAAATCGAAGGAACGAAGCTTAAGTTGTGGCAAATCTGCAG GGCAGCCAAAGAGTCGTAAAAACCTCTTCCAAGATTCAACACCCACACATGCTAAGTCGATTGCCAGCCTGCCTGCAGATGGAAAGCTGCATGCTATGAAAGTTCTCGTGGACTTGAGTCCGAAAAAGCATCCAGGGTCACCTCACAAACGCAATCTGACATTTGACGAATGTGATCATAAAGGTGGCAGCTATGGGAAATACGAGAGCGACGTCCAAAAGGAAGGCTACGAAAAATCTCCTCCAAAGATGAGCCGCAAGGACGTCACGCGTGGCAGGATATACTCCGAGAGCAAAGTAAAAACATCGAG GTCAGGTGTCAGTTCACTCAGTACAACAAAGTCGCGGAAATCTGTATGTTTCGATGACGACGTGTTCGTTACGCCCACTAAAAAGACTCCGGTGAAATCTTCTACGAAACTGTGCCTCACCGAGCCTGCTAAGCGGAGGACGCACAGTGGAGAAAGACAGCTGTACACTACACGATCGGGACGGAGGGTTTCCAGTTTACGGAAGTCTGTCAGAGAGCTGGATGACAGTGGTGACGATGAAGTGTTTGCCAA TAGGACACCAAGAAGTAGAAGGAGGTTGGATATGGATGAGATTTCCAAAAGGCCATCATATATCACGGACACAGATACAAGTGATGGAGATGATAGTTTCAAAGAGGACGGAATGGAATCGTCAACGTCAGACAGTGACTTTGAGGAGGATGCCAGGAGACAACCACGCAAGGCCTCGACGAAGAAATCTTCAACAAAATCGCTTACACGGAAGTCATCCGCGATGCTCACGCCCTCACTTCCGAAGAGACAGCATGCACTAAGTCAGAACAGAACCCCGCTTGATGAAGCAAAACTGAG GCTTCACGTATCTGCAGTTCCAGACAGCCTGCCGTGCAGAGAACAAGAGTTTGCAGACGTCTACTCCTTTGTAGAAGGAAAATTGCTGGACGGCACCGGCGG GTGCATGTACATATCTGGGGTGCCTGGAACCGGAAAGACTGCAACCGTCCATGAAGTAGTGCGCTGCCTGGAACAGTCCCGAGAGAGTGGGCACATACCTTCCTTTAAGTTCATTGAGGTTAATGGCATGAAGCTCACGACACCATTTCAAGCGTACAGCCACATACTCAAG GAACTGACAGGTGAAAAAGTGACAGCAGAGCATGCAGCGGATCTACTTGAGCAGAGGTTCAGTCGTAACGGGCCAAGACGTGAACCCGTCGTTCTCCTGGTTGACGAACTAGACCTGCTGTGGACGCGGAAGCAACAGGTCATGTACAACCTCTTCAATTGGCCGACTCACCCATGGGCCAAGCTTATCGTGCTCGCGGTCGCAAATACGATGGACCTCCCGGAGCGCATCATGATGAACAGGGTTTCCAGTCGCTTG GGTCTCACGAGGAAAACGTTTCACCCCTACAACTATAAACAGCTTCAGGAAATTGTCATGTCGAGGATGAGAGGTCTGGATGCTTTTGACCCAGATGCTATACAGCTTGTTGCTAGAAAG GTCGCTGCGGTATCTGGAGACGCTCGCCGTGCGCTCGATGTTTGTCGAAGGGCTGCGGAACTTGCCGAAACTGTGGTCAGCAGCAGTCCAAGAAAGAGGTTGCAGCACTTTGTCACCATGACACACATCGATCAGGCAATTCAGGAGATGTTTGCATCTCCCAAGATCTTGGCAATGCG GTGCCTTTCTGTACACGAGCAGCTGTTTCTGCGTGCTGTTGCTGCAGAATTTCAAAGGACAGGAGTAGAAGAAGCAACATTTTCCAAAGTGTTCCAACAGCATCGCACTTTATGCCGACTCGAAG GTGTTCCACCCCCAACAGCTTCTGAGGCATCGGCAGTGTGCTCAAGACTATCGAGTTGCCGCTTGCTATTTGTTGAGGACGGCCGCAAGGACATCTTGAGCAGAATTCATCTTAATGTCAGTGTTGACGACGTCAATTATGCTCTGAAAGACAACTGA
- the LOC135391177 gene encoding uncharacterized protein LOC135391177 encodes MTRKRSLPPALVQRCQRLWGFSSLPSSQISKKSECVMSKRVKNAMPTSTADTHERLSAQRPPDHRTFIGCQMLLLHSLRKRRRRLLERRASRSLQLTQNTMYMRRVQRRQSRIQFLLSLLKTGCAAYGLREAAQLSAQDSDASSSRNVGMEDLFSRERLHVIPDLSDEDWFSAFRISRELYEYLLAELKPFMCVDDEDDDDELPAFEQQVAIALWRLGRATDDTTLNRALGVSADMTASIVRDFCGAVVKVLMPRLVQVPFDEDLEDIMDQFKEETGLPQCAGALCISHVPIQPPSEYEIGGDYTNSEGWSSIVVQAVVGADRRFWDLNIGWPGSTPQAQVLRNSSLWRKGEEGSLFASSKLLNVSSNRVPPYIIARNGYPLRDWIITPVEVTDERREKFNKILNEVLAVGETAFRRLESRFPYILRHNGCGIDLMPTVVAACSTLHNLCEDRAEDVVESWLDDAARHSLPQPRLGRDPLREEPTAGGEALRAAILATLC; translated from the coding sequence ATGACGCGAAAACGGTCGTTGCCTCCGGCGCTAGTGCAACGATGTCAGCGATTGTGGGGCTTTAGTTCTCTTCCTTCATCACAAATATCGAAGAAAAGCGAGTGCGTGATGTCGAAGCGCGTTAAAAACGCCATGCCGACATCGACAGCCGACACTCACGAACGACTTAGCGCCCAGAGACCGCCCGACCACCGCACGTTCATCGGCTGTCAAATGCTGCTGCTACATTCACTGAGGAAGCGTCGGAGACGTCTTCTCGAACGTCGAGCATCGAGGTCTTTGCAACTGACGCAGAACACAATGTACATGCGACGGGTACAACGTCGGCAGTCTAGAATACAGTTTTTGCTGTCCCTACTCAAAACTGGCTGTGCAGCCTACGGTCTCCGTGAAGCAGCTCAGCTTTCCGCTCAGGACTCTGACGCATCGTCTTCACGCAACGTTGGTATGGAGGATTTGTTTAGTCGAGAGAGGCTGCACGTCATTCCAGACCTAAGCGACGAAGACTGGTTCAGTGCATTTCGCATCAGCAGAGAACTGTACGAGTACcttcttgctgagctcaagcCATTTatgtgtgttgatgatgaagacgacgacgacgaacttCCAGCGTTTGAACAGCAAGTAGCGATTGCACTGTGGAGGCTAGGAAGAGCTACGGATGACACAACACTGAATCGTGCCCTCGGTGTGTCGGCAGATATGACAGCATCTATTGTACGAGATTTTTGTGGAGCCGTCGTTAAAGTTTTAATGCCACGCTTGGTGCAAGTGCCTTTTGACGAAGACCTCGAAGACATAATGGATCAGTTCAAAGAAGAAACCGGGCTGCCACAGTGTGCCGGTGCGCTCTGCATTTCTCACGTGCCCATTCAACCGCCTTCCGAATACGAGATCGGAGGGGACTACACAAATTCCGAAGGCTGGAGCTCAATCGTCGTACAGGCCGTGGTCGGAGCAGACCGGAGGTTCTGGGACCTTAATATCGGCTGGCCCGGCAGCACGCCCCAGGCGCAGGTTCTGCGGAATTCGAGCTTGTGGAGGAAGGGTGAAGAGGGCTCGCTCTTCGCATCCAGCAAGCTGCTCAACGTCAGCAGCAACAGGGTTCCACCCTACATCATTGCCAGGAACGGGTACCCCTTGCGCGACTGGATCATAACCCCGGTCGAAGTGACCGACGAACGACGAGAGAAATTCAACAAGATACTCAACGAAGTCCTCGCCGTCGGAGAGACGGCGTTCCGGAGGCTCGAGTCTCGATTTCCGTACATACTTAGGCACAACGGGTGCGGGATAGATCTGATGCCGACCGTTGTGGCGGCGTGCAGCACTCTGCACAACCTCTGCGAGGACAGGGCGGAAGATGTGGTGGAAAGTTGGCTCGACGACGCAGCTCGACACTCTCTTCCGCAACCGCGGCTGGGGAGGGACCCGTTGCGCGAAGAGCCCACGGCGGGAGGGGAGGCCCTGCGTGCGGCAATACTGGCCACCCTGTGCTGA
- the LOC135391180 gene encoding RING finger protein 37-like: MAINFTNEALGTSVHTDQVCTDDYEVQNLVRNNSSKRRNGFMAEYFIKPPVSVVFCFPVALEIHCIRLGLQRGPVRLTGFEVWTSQSETTEDFAMSARRFDVKSSEVVLNNRQYRPRGPFLALNLPSINLNGCETSTMKPIFSRGVRRLKIRLLRAEGSTAVGLQSCDVWGQPMSSSCGLGEQKDLIQKFLLAAKGPQFQARALRNRGTSPTPASDRVANSDSVNGVITQESVDIPSDFQDALTYELMVQPVLLPSGQVIDQSTLDRHVQAEGRWCRQPTDPFTGVELRGQNAPKFLPELKARIDQFVIKNVSELGNCPRTVGKGSGIRSHASVVALGLAVSNLSQSTRKEVGEAHCSKRKRETYEEGSKMAKYGHAQQDGSESAGTSHEDKVAMSLQSSIEETLKEIRNLKPKPTTSQLLNCKCGARDPSYKLPCEHYMCRTCLTKTVTKGEGQCYCKVQFVSSEVVRVHTAMFNC; encoded by the coding sequence ATGGCCATCAACTTCACCAACGAAGCTCTTGGTACGAGCGTGCACACTGATCAAGTGTGCACAGACGACTATGAGGTTCAAAACCTGGTGCGAAATAACTCCAGCAAAAGGCGCAACGGCTTTATGGCGGAATACTTCATCAAGCCTCCGGTCAGCGTGGTTTTCTGTTTTCCCGTTGCCCTTGAGATACACTGCATTCGTTTGGGACTCCAGCGAGGACCTGTCCGCTTGACAGGCTTCGAAGTTTGGACCTCGCAATCTGAAACGACTGAAGACTTCGCCATGAGTGCGAGGAGGTTCGACGTCAAAAGTAGCGAAGTAGTGCTTAATAACAGACAGTATCGACCAAGAGGACCGTTCTTGGCATTGAACCTTCCGTCGATTAATCTGAACGGCTGTGAAACTTCCACAATGAAACCAATCTTCTCAAGAGGTGTTAGACGCTTGAAGATCAGACTACTGAGAGCAGAAGGTAGCACTGCCGTCGGACTTCAGTCATGTGATGTTTGGGGTCAGCCGATGTCTAGTTCGTGTGGCCTCGGCGAACAAAAAGACTTGATACAAAAGTTTCTGCTCGCAGCGAAAGGACCACagtttcaggcccgtgccctgcGAAACAGGGGGACTAGTCCCACTCCAGCGAGCGACAGAGTGGCAAACAGTGACTCAGTAAATGGTGTGATCACGCAAGAAAGTGTCGACATTCCATCCGACTTCCAAGATGCATTGACGTACGAGCTTATGGTGCAGCCGGTCCTGTTACCGAGTGGACAGGTCATCGACCAATCAACACTCGACAGACACGTGCAGGCGGAAGGAAGGTGGTGCCGTCAGCCAACGGACCCTTTTACGGGCGTTGAATTACGTGGCCAAAATGCCCCCAAGTTCCTACCTGAGCTGAAGGCTCGAATTGACCAGTTTGTCATCAAGAACGTGAGCGAGCTCGGTAATTGTCCGAGAACAGTGGGTAAAGGTAGCGGGATAAGAAGCCATGCCAGCGTAGTTGCATTGGGGTTGGCAGTTTCGAATCTGTCACAGTCTACGAGAAAGGAGGTTGGTGAAGCACACTGCAGCAAAAGAAAGCGCGAGACATATGAAGAGGGCTCTAAAATGGCGAAGTATGGACATGCACAACAAGACGGAAGTGAAAGTGCAGGTACAAGCCACGAAGATAAGGTGGCAATGAGCCTCCAGTCTTCAATAGAGGAAACGCTAAAGGAGATAAGAAATCTCAAACCTAAACCTACGACATCGCAGCTCCTGAACTGCAAGTGTGGAGCTCGAGACCCTTCTTATAAACTTCCGTGCGAGCATTACATGTGCAGGACTTGTTTAACGAAAACTGTCACAAAGGGTGAAGGACAGTGCTATTGCAAAGTGCAGTTTGT